Proteins from a single region of Terriglobales bacterium:
- a CDS encoding GTP-binding protein translates to MAKEKFERNKPHVNVGTIGHIDHGKTTLTAAITKVLSKHNPKVAFRSFDSIDNAPEERERGITIATAH, encoded by the coding sequence ATGGCGAAAGAGAAATTTGAACGGAATAAGCCGCACGTGAACGTGGGGACGATCGGGCACATTGACCACGGGAAGACGACGTTGACGGCGGCGATCACCAAAGTGCTGTCGAAGCACAACCCGAAGGTGGCGTTCCGCTCGTTCGATTCGATAGACAACGCGCCCGAGGAGCGGGAGCGGGGGATCACGATCGCGACGGCGCAC